In Mercenaria mercenaria strain notata chromosome 13, MADL_Memer_1, whole genome shotgun sequence, a single window of DNA contains:
- the LOC123529635 gene encoding uncharacterized protein LOC123529635 — MSNKPKVADPTELKWPVVDSEKEKTVLEVLEKVFAKYKSCLRTIKKPPKWKKKAEGDKEDCLSEEEESLRKQFKSWFVVGAQTVMRNLERDKLSAVLLWSEMQPAVLRKALLHLVSQHGCPAICVSDLLSSIQKSWPGLTSAAVLGVLRMEEPNDFKELVESIRTNAPHVTDPSVTEDKLLIQKVPVIEPDQSKDKPKADAKTEQFKSDTSNETCNKHLCRPVVDATKYYIYKSETDKSKSFSGQSFIAFDEGPQCKTIETVKGIRVKNERRVRKNPVTFGIQPSLLGTDTDKVERNKSEAASKETDHSKGDFERNVGSMKRKATDSETGMYSEYKGINVKRFQKNMQKKKKIKNKKKK; from the exons AGTGTTTGCTAAGTACAAGTCATGTTTGAGGACAATCAAAAAGCCTCCAAAATGGAAGAAAAAAGCTGAAGGCGATAAAGAAGACTGCTTGTCTGAAGAGGAAGAAAGTCTGAGAAAGCAATTTAA GTCCTGGTTTGTAGTTGGTGCACAGACTGTAATGAGGAACCTAGAGAGAGACAAATTGTCCGCTGTTTTGTTATGGAGTGAAATGCAGCCAGCAGTACTCCGAAAAGCCCTTCTACACCTGGTCAGTCAGCATGGATGTCCGGCAATTTGTGTGTCTGATCTGTTGTCCAGTATACAGAAGTCCTGGCCAGGACTGACCTCAGCTGCTGTGCTTGGTGTTCTG AGAATGGAGGAACCCAATGACTTCAAAGAACTTGTTGAAAGTATTAGAACCAATGCACCTCATGTGACTGATCCTTCAGTGACAGAAGACAAACTGTTAATTCAAAAAGTCCCAGTCATAGAACCTGACCAGTCCAAAGACAAACCTAAAGCTGACGCCAAAACTGAGCAGTTTAAATCTGATACAAGTAATGAAACATGTAACAAACATTTGTGTCGCCCAGTAGTTGATGCAACCAAGTACTACATTTATAAATCTGAGACAGACAAATCTAAATCGTTTAGTGGACAAAGTTTTATAGCTTTTGATGAAGGACCTCAATGTAAAACCATCGAAACAGTTAAAGGTATAAGAGTTAAGAATGAAAGAAGAGTGCGTAAAAATCCTGTTACCTTTGGAATACAACCTTCACTCCTAGGAACAGATACAGATAAGgttgaaagaaataaaagtgaAGCAGCTTCTAAAGAGACTGACCATAGCAAAGGAGATTTTGAAAGAAATGTTGGAAGTATGAAGAGAAAAGCGACAGATAGTGAAACTGGAATGTACAGTGAATACAAAGGGATAAATGTTAAAAGGTTTCAAAAGAATAtgcagaaaaagaaaaagatcaAGAACAAGAAAAAGAAGTGA